The DNA window TCGTGGAGCCATCGGCTGCGGTGGCAGCGCCCACGGTTGCGGGCGTGCTGCGGGTGGCGTCGTACAACATTCACAAAGGCGTGGTGGGCCTGGGGCCGACCAAGCGCCTGAGCATTCACGAGCTGCAGGAAGGCTTGCGCGAACTCGACGCCGACCTCGTCTTCCTGCAAGAGGTGCAGTTCACCCACCTGCGCCATGCGCGCCGCTTTTCCCACTGGCCCGAACTGCCGCAGCACGAGGTGCTGGGGCGGGGTCTGGGCATGCACACGGCTTATCACACCAATGCCACCACACGGCATGGCGAGCATGGCAATGCGCTGTTGACGCGCCTGCCCATTCTCAGCGTGGCCCACCACGATGTGTCGGACCACCGCTTCGAGCAGCGCGGCCTGCTGCATGTGCGCCTGCAATGCGCGGGCCTGGGCGCGTGGCACGGGGGCAGCAGCGCTGTCGGCGGCGGCTCTGCGGTGCTGCACGCCATCGTCGTGCACTTCGGTCTGTTCAGTGCCGGGCGCAAGCGCCAGATCGCGCGGCTGGTGCATTACATCGCCGCCCAGGTGCCGGGCGACGAGTCTGTCATCGTCGCCGGCGACTTCAACGACTGGCGCGGCCAGCTCGGCACTGAGCTTGCCGCGGTGGGCCTGATCGATGTCTCCGCGCGCCAATCGCCCCATGCCGACGGGCGCAAGCCGCGCTGGCGCCACCGCGTGCGCACCTTCCCGGCGCGCCTGCCGCTCATGCCGCTGGACCGCATTTACGCGCGGGGCTACGCCGCGCGCTCGCTGGGCCTGGGCTGGGGCGCTGGTTGGGCGCGCTTGTCGGATCATGCTCCGCTCCTGGTGGATCTGGAACCCGCGACCACGGCCGTGGCAGGTGCTGCGCCGCTGGCCAGCTCAGGGCTTGGAGTTGGCGTGCGGGGTTGACGCAGGCGGCACAATGCGGCGAGCGACCGCAGGCCAGCACCGACACAAGCCGACCCATCACCCGCATGCCCGAACCCGCAACCCCCAAAAGCCGACACCGACGCAGCTCCCGCCTGGGCCGGGCGCGTGTCTGGCTGCGTGCGGGCTGGCAAGCAGCACGCTGGTCGCGCATGGTGCCGCGCGGCGCTGGCGGGGGAGGTGCTGCGGGCGCGACCAGCGGCAACCCGCTGGTCGCCGGTGACGACACGTCGCCCGACCCGGCCTGGTCGCGCGGCAATTGCGTCGAGCTGCTGCCCCTGGGCGAAACGCTGTTCCCGGCGCTGGAGCAGGCGTGGACAGCGGCGCGCACCAGCATCTGGCTGGAAACCTACATCTTCCACGACGACCCCATCGGCCTGCATCTCGCCACGGTGCTGGCCGACGCGGCGCGGCGCGGCGTGCACGTGCGCGTGATGGTGGACGGCCTCGGCTCCGGCCGCAGCATTCCCACGCTGGCGGCACTGTTCGCCGGCAGTGGCGTGGAGTTCATGGTCTACCGCCCCTGGCGCCTTTGGCTCGACCTGGTGCAGCGCGGCCATTGGCGCCGGCTGCACCGCAAGCTGTGCGTGGTGGACGGCGCCATCGCGTTCATCGGCGGCATCAACCTGATCGACGACCGGCTCGACATTCGCCATGGCTGGAGCGCCCAGCCACGGCTGGACTATGCCGTGCGGGTGCAGGGCCTGGTGGCGCAGCAGGTGCTGTGGAGCATGCGGCGCTTGTGGCTGCGCACCGTGGCCACCGGCAGCTTGCAACGGCAGTTGCGCAGCATGCCGGGGCCTGAGGTGCTGAAGTCGCGCCAGGCGCGCCAACGCTATCTGGATGAATTGCGCACCTGGGGTGGCGAACTGCCGCCACGCGAGGACGTGCAGCAGGAAACCCGCGAGCGCCAGAGCCGCCTGCTGGCCGAGGAGCGGCCGACGCATCCGGTCTGCCCCGACGGCCAGCCCGGCATGCGCGCCGCGCTGGTGGTGCGCGACAACCTGCTGCAGCGCCGTGCCATCGAGCACAGCTATATCCAGGCCATCGACCAGGCGCGCAGCCAGGTGCTGTTGGTGTCGCCCTATTTCTATCCGGGCCAGGCATTTCGCACCAGTCTGAAACGCGCTGCCGCACGCGGGGTGCAGGTCACCTTGCTGCTGCAAGG is part of the Thiomonas sp. X19 genome and encodes:
- a CDS encoding endonuclease/exonuclease/phosphatase family protein, yielding MKMPDRRQQKAARLRAALSAAGGPAAALASHAAASARGPGDASETLVEPSAAVAAPTVAGVLRVASYNIHKGVVGLGPTKRLSIHELQEGLRELDADLVFLQEVQFTHLRHARRFSHWPELPQHEVLGRGLGMHTAYHTNATTRHGEHGNALLTRLPILSVAHHDVSDHRFEQRGLLHVRLQCAGLGAWHGGSSAVGGGSAVLHAIVVHFGLFSAGRKRQIARLVHYIAAQVPGDESVIVAGDFNDWRGQLGTELAAVGLIDVSARQSPHADGRKPRWRHRVRTFPARLPLMPLDRIYARGYAARSLGLGWGAGWARLSDHAPLLVDLEPATTAVAGAAPLASSGLGVGVRG
- the clsB gene encoding cardiolipin synthase ClsB; protein product: MPEPATPKSRHRRSSRLGRARVWLRAGWQAARWSRMVPRGAGGGGAAGATSGNPLVAGDDTSPDPAWSRGNCVELLPLGETLFPALEQAWTAARTSIWLETYIFHDDPIGLHLATVLADAARRGVHVRVMVDGLGSGRSIPTLAALFAGSGVEFMVYRPWRLWLDLVQRGHWRRLHRKLCVVDGAIAFIGGINLIDDRLDIRHGWSAQPRLDYAVRVQGLVAQQVLWSMRRLWLRTVATGSLQRQLRSMPGPEVLKSRQARQRYLDELRTWGGELPPREDVQQETRERQSRLLAEERPTHPVCPDGQPGMRAALVVRDNLLQRRAIEHSYIQAIDQARSQVLLVSPYFYPGQAFRTSLKRAAARGVQVTLLLQGRIDYRAAAWAAHTLYRELLQAGVHICEYQRAYLHGKVAVVDESWATVGSSNIDPLSLLVNREANILVRDARFARDLAAHIRAELIHALPIDHARLQKRVSWWTRPLVALAARLFIAMAGGARNY